A portion of the Chondrinema litorale genome contains these proteins:
- a CDS encoding peptidylprolyl isomerase, which yields MKYAVRLFLVLNCIFFSCKEQESLTDIDWKNKFNDEELRKIYHYKDQRDSQQLSQYLSNINSEYREEAAFAYGSVQDTSVIKDLGSLVINDTSLAVKNAAAFSLGQTRSDLALPYIISAIEDINEPKVISTTLKAYGKCAYTEESLNYLAEVLERLPDEKEPLMWAYYYAGLNDNLSELGDKLAIDIIKNSLDIPERIAASNYLSRFRKRDFSAYQKDIDKAIVNESNPYVKSSLIKSLIGVTSDDLLNFLQNVLADPDCDYRAYISILKVMEGYSYPKVNTFFWEALNHPHQAVNITASNYLKNNVPKSEIRQLIDAAKKQQKGRAKEDLLIRCKEIASMKEVDDYLLEQLAGETNNYKIARLLQAEAADRFSIPLLQKLILTDTASIITTTAFEGLLNQLKKEDFIAYLESDSLAKSNFVKSFKEAMLTGDVALVYLGALALRDENMPLKSYIEDYEFLKEALNTLELPLKIEAWIELNKTIYYIEGKEEPINHIPEHIGTINWSMLHDISKDEKVLINTSKGDILIELMVESTPGTVAMFVELLKDQFYNGKYFHRNVPDFVIQGGCPRGDGFGGLPETIRSEFSYQEYIEEGMVGIASAGKDTESCQFFITHSPAPHLNGRYTIFAKVKDGMEVVHQLEVGDQILHIDRVVSE from the coding sequence TATTTTTTTTAGCTGTAAAGAGCAAGAATCACTCACAGATATAGACTGGAAAAACAAGTTTAATGACGAAGAATTAAGGAAAATCTACCATTATAAAGATCAAAGAGATTCTCAACAGCTCAGTCAATATTTAAGTAATATCAATAGTGAATATCGCGAAGAAGCTGCTTTTGCTTATGGCTCTGTTCAAGACACATCTGTAATTAAAGATTTAGGTAGTTTAGTTATTAACGATACATCGTTGGCAGTAAAAAATGCAGCAGCATTTTCTTTAGGGCAAACGAGAAGCGATTTAGCACTTCCCTATATTATTTCAGCCATAGAAGATATAAATGAGCCTAAGGTTATTTCTACAACATTAAAAGCATATGGAAAATGTGCTTATACTGAGGAGAGTTTAAATTATCTTGCTGAAGTATTAGAAAGATTACCCGACGAAAAGGAGCCCCTAATGTGGGCTTATTATTATGCAGGTTTAAATGATAATTTATCTGAGTTAGGAGATAAACTAGCTATAGATATCATCAAAAACTCTTTAGATATTCCTGAAAGAATTGCTGCATCCAACTATTTATCAAGATTTCGTAAAAGAGATTTTTCTGCTTACCAAAAAGATATAGATAAAGCAATTGTAAATGAGAGTAACCCCTATGTGAAATCGTCGCTCATTAAATCTTTAATTGGAGTTACGAGTGATGATTTACTTAATTTTTTACAAAATGTATTAGCCGATCCAGATTGCGACTACAGAGCTTACATTAGTATTCTAAAAGTGATGGAAGGCTATTCTTATCCAAAAGTAAATACGTTTTTTTGGGAAGCATTAAACCATCCACATCAAGCCGTAAATATTACAGCATCAAACTATCTAAAAAACAATGTGCCCAAATCTGAGATTAGGCAATTGATAGATGCTGCTAAAAAACAGCAAAAAGGAAGAGCAAAAGAAGATTTATTAATCAGATGTAAAGAAATTGCTTCGATGAAAGAAGTAGACGATTATCTTCTTGAGCAACTTGCTGGTGAAACAAACAATTACAAAATTGCCAGACTTTTACAGGCAGAAGCGGCCGATAGGTTTTCCATTCCATTATTACAAAAACTCATTTTAACAGATACGGCTTCTATTATTACAACTACAGCTTTTGAAGGTCTGCTAAATCAGCTTAAAAAGGAAGATTTTATAGCATACCTAGAAAGTGATTCATTGGCAAAGTCCAATTTTGTTAAAAGCTTTAAAGAGGCAATGCTTACAGGTGATGTTGCTTTAGTTTACCTAGGAGCTTTGGCTTTAAGAGATGAAAATATGCCATTAAAAAGTTACATAGAAGATTATGAGTTTCTTAAAGAAGCATTAAACACGCTAGAACTACCTTTGAAAATAGAAGCATGGATTGAACTTAATAAAACTATTTACTATATTGAAGGTAAAGAAGAACCAATAAACCACATTCCAGAGCATATAGGAACAATTAACTGGTCCATGTTACATGATATTTCTAAAGATGAAAAGGTTTTAATAAACACATCTAAAGGTGATATTCTTATAGAATTAATGGTAGAATCAACTCCGGGAACTGTAGCCATGTTTGTTGAATTATTGAAAGATCAATTTTACAATGGGAAGTATTTTCACCGAAATGTACCCGATTTTGTAATTCAGGGTGGTTGTCCGAGAGGAGATGGTTTTGGAGGTTTACCAGAAACTATAAGATCTGAGTTTAGTTATCAAGAATATATTGAAGAAGGCATGGTAGGTATTGCATCTGCCGGAAAAGATACAGAGAGTTGTCAGTTTTTTATAACTCACTCACCAGCACCTCATTTAAATGGCCGTTATACCATATTTGCTAAAGTAAAAGATGGAATGGAAGTGGTTCATCAACTAGAAGTAGGAGATCAAATTTTACATATAGATCGAGTGGTTAGTGAATGA